In Zingiber officinale cultivar Zhangliang chromosome 6A, Zo_v1.1, whole genome shotgun sequence, a single genomic region encodes these proteins:
- the LOC121994949 gene encoding putative nuclease HARBI1: MTHNPDRSMLQEFWRNELAEDAEDIDERRMLQLYEQRQMVHQRAQSSSSRTQRRRYLNRDREVGHARLFNDYFSDDPVYPDDIFRRRFRMKKELFLRIVDAVKNHSEYFQWKVDATGKKGLSPLQKCTAVIRQLAYGAPADHYDEYLRIAETTAIQCLFNFCRCVIEVFGAQYLRRHNAADIQHLLEMHEQRHGFPGMLGSLDCMHWQWKNCPVAWKGQFTRGDHGVPTIVFEAVASSDLWIWHAFFGIAGSRNDINVLNESPLFNDVLQGNAPEVNFTINNTQYTKGYYLTDGIYPEWATFVKSFLCPQDPKRKIFKERQEAARKDVERAFGVLQSRWAMIKGSGRFWYKDNLKDIMYTCIILHNMIIENEGDAVVNWSDDERDSQSQIFQCSTQEFQAYIRRNYELRDNQLHHQLRADLVEYIWARYNCNQ, translated from the coding sequence ATGACTCACAATCCAGATCGATCTATGCTTCAGGAATTCTGGAGAAATGAATTGGCGGAAGATGCGGAGGATATAGATGAACGAAGAATGCTCCAACTATATGAGCAGCGACAAATGGTACATCAAAGAGCTCAAAGTTCTTCCAGTAGAACACAGAGGAGAAGGTATTTGAATCGGGATCGTGAAGTTGGGCATGCTCGTCTTTTCAATGATTACTTTTCTGATGATCCGGTATATCCTGATGACATATTTCGACGTCGATTTCGAATGAAAAAAGAGTTATTCCTTCGTATAGTTGATGCCGTGAAAAATCATTCCGAATATTTTCAATGGAAGGTCGATGCAACAGGGAAAAAAGGTTTGTCACCACTTCAGAAATGCACAGCGGTTATTCGTCAATTGGCGTATGGAGCCCCTGCTGATCATTATGATGAGTATCTACGGATTGCTGAAACAACTGCCATCCAATGTTTATTCAACTTTTGCCGATGTGTAATTGAAGTGTTTGGTGCCCAATATTTAAGAAGACATAATGCTGCTGATATCCAACACTTGCTTGAAATGCATGAGCAGAGACATGGTTTCCCTGGCATGTTGGGCAGTCTTGATTGTATGCATTGGCAATGGAAAAATTGCCCCGTCGCTTGGAAAGGTCAGTTTACTCGAGGAGATCATGGCGTCCCAACAATTGTGTTTGAAGCCGTTGCATCTTCGGACTTGTGGATATGGCATGCCTTTTTTGGGATTGCAGGGTCACGCAATGATATCAATGTGCTTAATGAATCACCATTATTCAACGACGTCTTACAAGGGAATGCACCAGAGGTTAATTTCACGATTAATAATACACAATATACAAAAGGATACTATCTGACCGATGGGATCTATCCAGAATGGGCTACTTTCGTCAAGAGCTTTCTATGTCCCCAGGAtcctaaaagaaaaatatttaaggaacGACAGGAGGCTGCGAGAAAAGATGTCGAGAGGGCATTTGGGGTGCTCCAATCACGATGGGCAATGATAAAAGGTTCAGGACGATTTTGGTACAAGGATaatttgaaggacatcatgtataCCTGTATTATTTTGCACAACATGATTATTGAGAATGAGGGAGATGCAGTAGTCAATTGGTCGGACGATGAAAGAGATTCTCAATCACAAATATTTCAATGCTCCACTCAAGAATTCCAAGCATATATCCGTAGAAATTACGAGCTACGTGATAATCAGCTACATCATCAACTTCGAGCCGACTTAGTTGAGTATATCTGGGCACGCTATAATTGTAATcagtga